The DNA segment AAACAGATTTGTTTTTTCCCTGTGATAAGAAGCCTAGAACGGCTATAGAAAAATGCCGCGTGCGCTTGCCGTAATTGGCTGGCTACTCGTTGGCAGCGATGTGCCACAGCAAGCCTCTGTAAAGGATGTCTACAGCCAAGAACGATTTCAATTACGCTGTACTTGATTCCTTATTAATGCACAGCCCAATTTACAGAGAGGGCATTGGGAAACAACAGTGCCCGTAACATTCTCAGCAGCAAAGCTTTGTCCAGTGAGTGGCGCATTCAACCCGAAACTCGACAGAGCTTCGCGCTCCATACGGCGCGCATGCcagcaacaataacaacaacaaaagaaagtgccGACCTGCGAGAGTCCCCTGGCCAGGTGGCGGGCGAACACGGTGGCCTCCATGGGACTGCCCTGGCGCAGCGTCTCGGCCAGAGCGCCGATGTAGTTCTTGGCCAGCCGCAGGGTCTCGATCTTGGAGAGGCGGGGCACCGCGCTGCCTGGCTCCTGGTGGTTGATGGGCACGCGACGCCTCAGCGTGTCCAGCGCCGCGTTCAGGCCGTGCATGCGCTGGCGCTCGCGCGCGTTGGCCTTGTGCCGGCGCTGGCGGAACTTGGACAGCAGCCGCGGCGAGGACGAGTCGCACGGGCACGGCGACGGGACACCGCCGCGCGTGCTCGAGCTGGACGGGGCTGGACACCTGCGCATGTCGCAACGCTGTCCTTCGCTGCGGAGAGAGCAGGGACAAAAGCGAGGACATAAGTGGTCTGCTTGCCATTCTCACGACCGCGCATGTTACCAATGTACATTTCGTGAAGCGAAAATATAACGTTTTCTGCGGATTGCTGCTATCGCATGGAGCCTCCTTAACGAGCTCTTATACTGCCGTTCTGCATACTAAAATTACGCACTGTAAGAATTTTCCAGCTCTCCTTAAGATTACGAGCTGTGAGCTTTGCATGGAAAGGCGTGTGTAGGTTTCAGGTACGTTTGTTTTTTCTCGCATAATTGTGAGTGAGTAGAAAAGCAGATAACACAAAATATTTTAtcgggatttcttttttttttaacgttatgCGGTTCATGTTACACACCACGAACAATCTACATGCCATCGCTCAGACAAATTGACGGAACCACCGATTTCACTCTGGAATGTGTCGATGTTctgaaaaaggaaagcaagaatttTGGGACCCATTCCTGAATTCTCGCTTTGTGTGATTACCACATGGAGCGCCGAATCATCAAGCCGGGTACAGAATGAAGCCACCTTCGAGGGGCACTACGAGGCCAACTGCCCTATGCTAAGACCATCTCGGTCAGTAATCTCTTGCGGGTACGGAGTAAAATTAGCACACGTGTTCAACTTGTTTTTCTGCTCTGTGGACCATCGATTTCTGAGAAGTGCAAGTCACCATTTACTGAGGCCACACTTTAAGTTGAGATTTGTTGATTTGCCGACATATTCGTCTCAATATACATACGTAAAACACACTGACGCCATTCtttaaacagagagagagagagagagagagaaaagcacaAAGTCGCACACAGCTTCGAGACGTTTCGTGCTCCATAACTTTTTTGCATTGTAAAACGACAGACCGGACAAAGAAAGCGATAGGCACTGAGATGCAGAttgcgtgtttctttctttctgggtCCCATATGTCACTTTGCGGCACACGGAGTAGCGAGAAATATTTTTTGTAATAACCCTGGGCGTCGCATTCCTTTTCTCGAAGCGAGCCTATGGAGTTCGGCCGTGCAGTGACAGCTGGTCG comes from the Dermacentor variabilis isolate Ectoservices chromosome 2, ASM5094787v1, whole genome shotgun sequence genome and includes:
- the LOC142570895 gene encoding neurogenic differentiation factor 1-like, with protein sequence MRRCPAPSSSSTRGGVPSPCPCDSSSPRLLSKFRQRRHKANARERQRMHGLNAALDTLRRRVPINHQEPGSAVPRLSKIETLRLAKNYIGALAETLRQGSPMEATVFARHLARGLSQATVNLIAGQLRLSPRAIAVPDNGASPSPAPHWVATFGKTPPQPSSPAIADAYERPPRTPDAAAALVQRPRPLAPSSYPGAAP